One segment of Candidatus Aminicenantes bacterium DNA contains the following:
- a CDS encoding oligopeptide transporter, OPT family, with product MENQQVKGMPEGAYDVLPPGKEYVPYVPAGQIIPEMTVRAVVLGLIMAVLFSAAAAFLGLKIGQVFEAAIPIAIIAVGAGQWFKRKSTILENVIVQSVGAASGLVVAGMIFTLPALFILKLDQKIGINLFKLFAASLLGGTLGILFLIPFRKYFVKEMHGQFPFPEATATAQILVAGEAGGAQAKVLVWSMIIGGIYDFLILSVNAFSEVFTTRIVPLGQSLYEKWRLVFKMDALSSVMGIGYIIGFRYTAIIAAGSLLSWFLLVPLVAYFGRFIPAEIITPGTKLIAQMSAEEIFKFYVRFIGIGAIAMAGVISIIKSSKVIVQAFSMSIRQIAKKGAGHADSKPERTQTDLNMKYVLLLLLVTAVLLFLFYRFSVLAAVAQPFRLSLIAMLTVFVISFLFTSVSARAIAIVGTNPVSGMTMMTILLSSLVLASFGLSGDFGMMAGLLIGVVVCTALSMAGGFITDLKVGYWLGATPIRQQYSKFMGTIVASATVGLVIFLLSRTYGFDPTTPGALTAPQANAMATIIKPLMDPHAQMPWILLGIGALFILAIDMISIPPLAFALGMYIPIELNTPLVIGGLIALLVGRSSPDKELSNRRVERGTLIASGFIAGGAIMGVIGALVKFVSIKYFQKENPFYYLTWGSRVIPGELCALVMFVLICLYLYWDARRAK from the coding sequence ATGGAAAACCAACAAGTGAAGGGAATGCCCGAAGGGGCGTACGACGTCCTGCCTCCCGGAAAAGAATATGTCCCCTACGTACCTGCCGGCCAGATCATCCCCGAGATGACCGTCCGCGCCGTCGTCCTGGGATTGATCATGGCGGTGCTCTTTTCTGCCGCCGCCGCCTTTCTCGGCTTAAAGATCGGCCAGGTGTTCGAGGCGGCCATCCCGATCGCCATCATCGCCGTCGGCGCCGGTCAATGGTTCAAGCGCAAGAGCACCATCCTGGAGAACGTCATCGTGCAGTCGGTCGGAGCCGCTTCCGGCCTGGTCGTGGCGGGCATGATATTCACTCTGCCCGCCCTATTCATCCTGAAATTGGATCAGAAGATCGGTATTAACCTGTTCAAGCTGTTCGCCGCCTCGCTTCTCGGCGGCACACTGGGCATCCTCTTCCTGATCCCGTTCCGCAAGTATTTTGTCAAGGAGATGCACGGCCAGTTCCCGTTCCCCGAGGCGACCGCCACCGCCCAGATCCTGGTGGCCGGCGAAGCGGGAGGGGCCCAGGCCAAGGTCCTGGTCTGGAGCATGATCATCGGCGGCATCTACGATTTCCTCATCCTCTCGGTCAACGCTTTCAGCGAAGTGTTCACCACGCGCATCGTGCCGCTGGGCCAGTCGCTGTACGAGAAATGGCGCTTGGTTTTCAAAATGGACGCCCTGTCGTCGGTGATGGGCATCGGCTACATCATCGGTTTCCGCTACACCGCCATCATCGCCGCCGGCTCGCTGCTCTCCTGGTTCCTGCTGGTGCCTCTCGTCGCCTATTTCGGGCGCTTCATCCCCGCTGAAATCATCACTCCCGGCACCAAGCTGATCGCGCAGATGAGCGCCGAGGAAATCTTCAAATTTTATGTCCGCTTCATCGGCATCGGCGCCATCGCCATGGCCGGAGTCATCAGCATCATCAAGTCATCGAAGGTCATCGTGCAGGCGTTCTCGATGAGCATCCGTCAGATCGCGAAGAAAGGGGCCGGGCACGCCGACAGCAAGCCCGAGCGCACCCAGACCGACCTGAACATGAAATACGTACTTCTGCTCCTGCTGGTCACCGCCGTGCTGCTCTTCCTGTTCTACCGTTTTTCGGTGCTCGCCGCTGTCGCCCAACCATTCAGGCTGAGCCTGATCGCCATGCTGACCGTCTTTGTGATCTCCTTCCTATTCACGTCGGTCTCGGCGCGGGCCATCGCCATCGTCGGCACCAACCCGGTCTCGGGCATGACCATGATGACGATCCTGCTCAGCAGCCTGGTGCTGGCCTCTTTCGGGCTGAGCGGCGACTTCGGCATGATGGCGGGATTGCTGATCGGTGTGGTCGTATGCACGGCCTTGTCGATGGCCGGCGGCTTCATCACCGACCTGAAGGTCGGCTACTGGCTTGGCGCCACCCCCATCCGCCAGCAGTATTCCAAGTTCATGGGCACGATTGTGGCCTCGGCCACGGTCGGCCTGGTCATTTTCCTTCTCAGCCGCACCTACGGTTTCGACCCGACCACGCCGGGCGCGCTGACCGCCCCGCAAGCCAATGCCATGGCCACGATCATCAAACCGCTGATGGATCCCCATGCCCAGATGCCGTGGATCCTGCTGGGAATCGGGGCCCTGTTCATTCTGGCCATCGACATGATCAGTATCCCGCCCTTGGCTTTCGCGCTGGGGATGTACATCCCGATCGAGTTGAACACGCCGCTGGTCATCGGCGGTCTCATCGCCCTGCTGGTGGGCCGCTCCAGCCCCGACAAGGAGCTGTCCAACCGGCGCGTCGAGCGCGGCACGCTGATCGCCTCCGGGTTCATCGCCGGCGGGGCCATCATGGGCGTCATCGGGGCGCTGGTGAAATTTGTTTCCATCAAGTATTTCCAGAAGGAAAATCCCTTCTACTACCTGACCTGGGGCAGCCGGGTCATCCCCGGTGAACTTTGCGCCTTGGTGATGTTCGTCCTGATCTGCCTCTATCTGTACTGGGACGCCAGAAGGGCCAAGTAG
- a CDS encoding Xaa-Pro peptidase family protein has protein sequence MEKEKIAQAIEILNELDIDLWMVIDRESGIISDPVMDFVVGCHATWLSFFLFSRSKETHAIVGNLDVETFRRAGLFDRVAAYKGSPREDLLRLLQRLAPRKIAIDYSPDCAAADGLTHGNYLKLLELLQGTVFADRLVSAENVIAKLRGRKSAEEIRRLRTACEKTLDIYGRVAKAAKPGMSEKELAGWITRQRERMGLEAAWDIDSCPAVFSGPQEVGAHSAPTGNVLKPGHIFNIDFGVKVDKYCSDLQRTWYILRPGENNAPPDVQRGFAVLLESIRLAFAALKPGARGLDIDRIARQAIVSQGYDEYPHALGHQVGRDAHDGGALLAPDWERYGNLPFVPLEKDQVFTIEPRIYIKDYGVATVEEMAVITANGAEYLSRPQQELLLIKPGR, from the coding sequence ATGGAAAAGGAAAAGATCGCCCAGGCTATTGAGATCCTGAATGAGCTGGACATCGACCTGTGGATGGTCATCGATCGCGAGTCTGGGATCATCTCCGACCCGGTCATGGATTTCGTCGTCGGCTGCCACGCCACCTGGCTTTCCTTCTTCCTTTTCTCCAGGAGCAAAGAGACGCACGCCATCGTCGGCAACCTCGACGTGGAGACGTTCCGCCGTGCCGGTCTTTTTGACAGGGTGGCGGCTTACAAGGGCAGCCCGCGGGAAGACCTGCTGCGCCTCCTGCAGCGCCTGGCGCCGAGGAAGATCGCCATCGATTACTCCCCGGACTGCGCCGCGGCCGACGGCCTGACCCACGGCAACTACCTGAAGCTGCTGGAGCTGCTGCAGGGGACCGTCTTCGCCGACCGGCTGGTTTCGGCCGAGAACGTAATCGCCAAGTTGCGCGGCCGGAAATCGGCCGAGGAAATCCGCCGGCTGCGAACGGCCTGCGAGAAGACGCTAGACATCTACGGCCGCGTCGCCAAGGCGGCTAAGCCGGGGATGAGCGAAAAGGAACTTGCCGGCTGGATCACCCGTCAGCGTGAACGGATGGGGTTGGAAGCCGCCTGGGACATCGACAGCTGCCCGGCCGTTTTCAGCGGCCCCCAGGAAGTGGGCGCCCACTCGGCGCCCACCGGCAACGTCCTGAAGCCGGGCCATATCTTCAACATCGATTTCGGGGTCAAGGTGGACAAATACTGCTCCGATTTGCAGCGTACCTGGTACATCCTGCGCCCTGGCGAAAATAACGCGCCGCCGGACGTGCAGCGCGGCTTTGCCGTCCTTCTCGAATCGATCCGCCTCGCCTTCGCGGCCCTGAAGCCGGGGGCGCGCGGACTGGACATCGACCGCATCGCGCGCCAAGCCATCGTTTCGCAAGGGTACGACGAATACCCCCATGCCCTCGGGCACCAGGTCGGGCGCGATGCCCACGACGGCGGCGCCCTGCTGGCCCCCGACTGGGAACGCTACGGCAATCTGCCCTTCGTTCCACTGGAAAAGGACCAGGTGTTCACCATCGAGCCGCGCATCTACATCAAGGATTACGGGGTGGCCACGGTCGAGGAGATGGCGGTCATCACCGCCAACGGCGCCGAGTATCTGTCGCGCCCGCAGCAGGAACTGCTCCTGATCAAACCGGGCCGATAA
- the lipA gene encoding lipoyl synthase, producing the protein MNETALKIKKPDWLKASIPSGDDYFRLKSKLAEKGLPTICQSARCPNIAECWNHNQATILVMGAVCTRDCLFCSVPGGIPADLDEAEDQKVLEMAELMDLSYLVITSVTRDDLPDKGSGHFAKIIRRLKKDRPRLKVEVLVPDFGGDCRLLDTVLDAAPDVLAHNLETVPSLYPRLNRRAEAFGHSLRILAHAKKKGALVKTGLMVGLGETRSEIGEMFGTLKTIGVDLLTIGQYLQPNKRCLPVAAYYSPAEFAQLREFASAFGFGTIEAGPFVRSSYRAEQLFKAVVN; encoded by the coding sequence ATGAACGAAACGGCGCTCAAGATAAAAAAACCCGATTGGCTGAAGGCCTCAATCCCGTCCGGCGACGACTATTTTCGCCTGAAGAGCAAGCTTGCGGAAAAAGGCCTGCCCACCATCTGCCAGAGCGCCCGCTGCCCCAACATAGCCGAATGCTGGAACCACAATCAGGCCACCATCCTGGTCATGGGAGCCGTTTGCACGCGTGACTGCCTGTTCTGTTCGGTACCCGGCGGGATCCCCGCCGACCTTGACGAGGCGGAGGATCAAAAGGTCCTGGAGATGGCCGAACTGATGGACCTATCCTACCTGGTCATCACCTCGGTTACCAGGGACGACCTGCCGGATAAGGGGAGCGGTCATTTCGCCAAGATCATCCGCCGGCTGAAAAAGGATCGTCCGCGCCTGAAAGTCGAAGTGCTGGTCCCTGATTTCGGCGGCGACTGCCGGCTGCTGGACACGGTCCTGGACGCCGCCCCCGACGTGCTGGCGCACAACCTGGAAACCGTTCCCAGTCTTTACCCGCGCCTCAACCGCCGCGCCGAAGCCTTCGGCCACTCGCTGCGGATACTGGCCCATGCCAAAAAAAAAGGGGCGCTGGTCAAGACCGGGCTGATGGTCGGCTTGGGGGAAACGCGCTCGGAAATAGGGGAAATGTTCGGAACGCTGAAAACGATCGGGGTCGATCTGCTGACCATCGGCCAATACCTGCAACCGAACAAGCGCTGCCTGCCGGTGGCCGCGTATTATTCTCCCGCGGAGTTCGCCCAACTGAGGGAGTTCGCGTCCGCGTTCGGCTTCGGCACGATCGAAGCGGGTCCGTTCGTGCGCAGCTCGTACCGGGCCGAACAATTATTCAAGGCGGTGGTGAATTGA
- a CDS encoding metallophosphoesterase family protein: MIFSDIHSNIEAFEKMLSLKKISHADKYLFLGDLVGYGPNPDEVITHFRKLPRMNFVRGNHDKVIADLESSSLFNPAAAFSAEWSKLKISADNFQFLKQLPKGPQIIDRFITICHGSPFDEDYYVFSQFEAAESFKFMETSIAFFGHTHFPIIYFLRNEKIDIVPLSETMRIKLDANTKYLINPGSIGQPRDKNPASSFIIFDSGKREINFIRFAYEVKATQKKIREAGLPELLASRLESGV; encoded by the coding sequence GTGATTTTCAGCGACATTCACAGCAACATCGAGGCCTTCGAAAAAATGCTCAGCCTGAAAAAAATCAGTCACGCTGACAAGTACCTGTTCCTGGGCGATCTGGTCGGCTACGGGCCTAACCCCGATGAGGTCATCACGCATTTTCGCAAGCTGCCGCGGATGAATTTCGTGCGCGGCAATCATGACAAGGTGATCGCCGACCTGGAATCTTCCTCGCTGTTCAATCCCGCCGCCGCGTTTTCAGCCGAGTGGAGCAAGCTGAAAATTTCCGCGGACAATTTCCAATTCTTGAAGCAGCTGCCCAAGGGGCCGCAGATCATCGACCGTTTCATCACCATCTGTCACGGCTCGCCGTTTGACGAGGATTACTACGTGTTTTCCCAATTCGAGGCCGCCGAATCGTTCAAGTTCATGGAAACATCAATCGCCTTTTTCGGTCACACCCACTTTCCGATCATTTATTTTCTGCGCAACGAGAAGATCGATATCGTGCCCTTGAGCGAGACCATGCGCATCAAGCTGGACGCCAACACCAAATACCTGATCAACCCCGGTTCGATCGGCCAGCCGCGCGACAAGAACCCGGCATCCAGCTTTATTATTTTTGATTCCGGCAAGCGGGAGATCAACTTCATCCGCTTCGCCTACGAAGTGAAGGCGACCCAGAAAAAAATCAGGGAAGCCGGGCTTCCGGAACTTTTAGCCAGCCGCCTGGAATCCGGCGTGTAG